From Gadus chalcogrammus isolate NIFS_2021 unplaced genomic scaffold, NIFS_Gcha_1.0 GACHA104, whole genome shotgun sequence:
gcggatcatggggggctcttcaatcatttatttttcaggattttctcccgtcatcctccagtttatcgcaaacatctggagataagtcggtttaattaaatactcaagtgaaatacaagtgtacctccaaattgcacttattgtacagtacttcggtaagggcatttacaatccatcactaaagttttgatagagtattctgattcagcgcatttactatttatttgtataatcttcacaactcacagcaattaaatgttaatttatcatcatgggaaatagcatataaacaagcttcataaaaattcatttctaagcagtaggcctactacatatttCTCAACGTAAACATAAGCTATCCCAAAGTtttcacacctttcacacagtagGGCATTATTAGTCATACatgattaacaacacatcaaagaaaCTTTATTGAGGGATAACAGTGAAAAAAACATCTGCGTCTTGGGTAAAGCTGGGCTCTGCTTAATGTGAGGAGCAGGGCCCGATTGGAAGGAAGCCCATTCAGGACGAAGTTGACCCGGAGAAGGCAGCTGcaggcagatgaagatgggggggctctacttcttattaccacaacaggaacagaacgcagccaagccaatgaattcagccaagtcactgagaagtctgtctgtaacatttggaagatacagttcaaccatgtaggacttttgtaattccccattgtactttacagagatagagcactttgttgcagtcagacatttgtttttgtttacctttaacatagtgaggctggaacacaatagtttgacctggcttggtggaaagcccactcaccacgtcaaggtgcaggtcatgagtgggaaaaaaggtgtgtgtgtgtgtgtgtgtgtgtgtgtgtgtgtgtgtgtgggggcactccaagcgtccttccctgtgtgtgtgtgtgtgtgtgtgtgtgtgtgggggcactccaagcgtccttccctgtgtgtgtgtgtgtgggggcacttcaagcgtccttccctgtgtgtgtgtggggcactccaagcgtccttccctgtgtgtgtgtgggggcactccaagcgtccttccctgtgtgtgtgtggggcactccaagcgtccttccctgtgtgtgtgtgggggcactccaagcgtccttccctgtgtgtgtgtggggcactccaagcgtccttccctgtgtgtgtgtgggggcactccaagcgtccttccctgtgtgtgtgtgtgtgtgtgtgtgtgtgtgtgtgtgtgggggcactccaagcgtccttccctgtgtgtgtgtggggcactccaagcgtccttccctgtgtgtgtgtgtgtgtgtgtgtgtgggggcactccaagcgtccttccctgtgtgtgtgtgtgggggcactccaagcgtccttccctgtgtgtgtgtggggcactccaagcgtccttccctgtgtgtgtgtgggggcactccaagcgtccttccctgtgtgtgtgtggggcactccaagcgtccttccctgtgtgtgtgtgggggcactccaagcgtccttccctgtgtgtgtgtgtgtgtgtgtgtgtgtgtgtgtgtgggggcactccaagcgtccttccctgtgtgtgtgtggggcactccaagcgtccttccctgtgtgtgtgtggggcactccaagcgtccttccctgtgtgtgtgtggggcactccaagcgtccttccctgtgtgtgtgggggcactccaagcgtccttccatGGGGTTGGGCACCAAATTAGGCCACGCCAAAGGTACTCCCACAGGAGGTTATTCcttcctccatggcctcctTAAATCGATTGTACTCCGGATACACCGGTAGCCTGAGGACCAGGGAACAGGTATTGGCCGTGGGGAAAAGGGCCGGTCCATCTTCCTCATGGAGGAATTCAAGCCGGGGTCCGATGGGAAAACCCACAGCAGGAATCCTTTTGAGGCCCGTGGCAAACGCCAGAACCGCCCCCAGGGTGAGACTCGTATCTCCATCTGTTAGTACATAAGAGATAACTTGTAAGAACGACCGCATGTGAACATTAACAGGAATTTTACACTGCCTGACATGTGCCAATCTTTCGTCGTCCttagttaagataagatatactttattaatctcagcagagaaatgtaggttatgttttatgttggtttATGTTGCATTTCTCAGATCACAATAGAAATGTTCAAAAGTCCTTGTTTAACCCTAAGTGTGCACTAATAAATCAATGTGTCATTCtttcgaaaaaaatataaaatgtgttatgCTGGTTCTGTCACAATCGGTTCAATATAATTCCCTATGCAGTGCTGTATTTACAGGTATGCCTAGGTTCACAAATCAAATAGTAAATATTtttcatgtgtgcatttgttcattcatgcagagctgtaaacagtcttgtatttttcctttgtgttttgtgaCCGATTATTGTTTGTGAAGACTTAACTTCTACAGGATGCCCCTTTTATATCCATTCATGATAATATCACCTGTTACCAGTTACTAATGTTGAAACAgttgaacattgttgttttttgagcattctacagctttcctctttggtggtcccctgttttgaattgtgttgCTGGCATCAAATTCAGAATAAGCATATATTAACAAAGAACAATTAGATAGATAAGGGTTGTagatagaaacacttccttaccctccacctcgatcagccagtccctccaatatataagggtcctggcctccttcctcctccgatTGGAGCCCGGCTCAGACAGGTAGGACGTCATGAATGTGGACTCCAACCGGGAGGCCAGCAGCGGCTCAGGTGTGTCCATGAAGACCCCCTTGAGCTCCTCATGGTGGATCCTCAAAAGAGCTAGAATCCCGAAGGTCTCCAACCCTTCTTTGAATCTGTAAAATCAATGAGATAATAGATCATAGAAAATATAAGGTCTGTTGATCTGAAGCCTGTTCCAGCCTACTCCATTGTACATAATGTGAAGATAAAAATCAATTAGACAAGGAATCCTTTCAATTAATATAAATTCAGATTATTTTGGAACCCATGATAACTTTTCACTCCAACACAAAGGTCTCAGTCCATTAAATAGTCAATTCCAAGCTCCACTTACTGATTGAGAGCAGTCAAAATACGGCCCTCTGTGAGGAAGTTGAGGGCTGCCCCCAGCAGCTCATCCCTATGCGGGAGGCTCCGCACAAAGAAAAGGAGCCCATGAGGGAGAGCTCGTCTGTGGCCTCCTCCATAGCCTCCCTGGCACCTTCCACATGTGTGGCATCTGCAATCTAATATCATACATTAGGAACAATAATCATTATTTGGGATTTCTAAGCACTTTCATGGCACA
This genomic window contains:
- the LOC130378832 gene encoding G2/M phase-specific E3 ubiquitin-protein ligase-like, whose protein sequence is MILDCRCHTCGRCQGGYGGGHRRALPHGLLFFVRSLPHRDELLGAALNFLTEGRILTALNQFKEGLETFGILALLRIHHEELKGVFMDTPEPLLASRLESTFMTSYLSEPGSNRRRKEARTLIYWRDWLIEVEDGDTSLTLGAVLAFATGLKRIPAVGFPIGPRLEFLHEEDGPALFPTANTCSLVLRLPVYPEYNRFKEAMEEGITSCGSTFGVA